The Brassica oleracea var. oleracea cultivar TO1000 chromosome C6, BOL, whole genome shotgun sequence genomic interval GGAAAATCCACGATGCTCTCCACACTACAAGGGAAGTGGGTAAAGATGGCATAAGAAGATAGCGTTTTGTACATAAATGCTATCGTTAACATAATCCTAACTTTAAGATAGCGTTTGTATATTAATGCTATCAAAAAGGGTATATATAATAGCATTGATAAGTTTAAACGCTATCTTTAGTTTAGGCGAAAAAATAATCTCACTTTTCCGATAAGCACTTAGTGAAAAAAGAAACGGCCAAGTATTTTCATTCTCCCTCTCGTTCTCATATAAGATCCAGAAAAAAAAAAAAAAAAAAAAATTTCACTGGCCTATCCTCTTTTACAAGGATTCTAATCTAAACCATTGAATGCATTCAATCCAAAGGTTCAGATTTCTTATCCTCTGTCTCACCTCCTTCTATGTTATTCTCTCTAATTTTTCTTTGATTTTGTACAGGAAGGTGGATCGTGAGCATAGTGGATTGTCGTGTGCTTGAAGACAGAGGAGGTTGCGAGAATTCTTCGATTCAACATGAGGTAGGGTTCTTCGCTTCGTCTACTAATTTTATATTTCTTACTCCATCCAGATTTTTTTTTTTGTTTCTGACACTCTGATTTTGTTTCGTGTTTTGCAAGAAACCAATGGAAAAGGATCTCAACGTAAGTGAAATATCTCTTGATTTGTTGATCTATTATAATCTGACATAAACCCTAATTCGCTAGTGTTTATATGGTTCTGTATCGTATAGAGAGGTTATGCTAGAGAGAAGAGACACTGTTCTGAGGATTGTCTTGTTGGTTTTATATGTCAGTGATGGTTATAGAGTTTTATTCATGCGATTGTTGCTGCTTTCAATTCTCTTTATTAAGAAGACAATACTCTTTAGATATCAGTCCTCATATGCTCTTCTATATGTACATGATTAGCAGGAAAAGACAGAAGAGGAGGAGTTCAACACTGGACCTCTTTCTGTTCTGATGATGAGTGTTAAGAACGACACTAAGGTGCTGATCAATTGCTGCAACAACAGGAAACTCATTGGCTGTGTTAGGGATTTTGAAAGGCGCTGCAACATGGTCCTGGAAAACATCAGAGAAATGAGGATTGAGGTAATCTTTTTGTTCGATCGTATATGTTCTCAGTATATTCATGTATATAGAGTTTGTCCTTTCTTACAAGTTACATGGGGGTAAATGCTTTCTTTAGGTACCCAAAAATGGGAAAGGAAAGAAGAAAGCTCTTCCCGTCAACAGAGATCGCTTTATCAGCAAGATGTTTCTCGCCACAAATAGCCACGAATCCCAAGTATGATAGAGATAGAAGGAGATTGCGATGTCTGCGATTGGGTGAAGACCCACCTCCTGCATCAAGAGTCTTTCTGGGATATTAAGGATACTGGTTTAGGATCCTGGGTTTGGCGGAAACTACTGCAGTTGAGGGCCACTGCAAAGCAGTTTATCAGAATGGAAGTTCAACGTGGACAGAATGTGAGGTTCTGGACTGATCTATGGCATCCTTTGGACAGATTGATAGAAGTTGTTGGAGAAATTTGTACCTAAAAGCTTGATATAGCGAGATCAGCCTTGGTTTGTGATGTGAGGAATGAGGGTCGCTAGAGGTTCAAGAGATGTCGTGATAGACACATGAAGGACCTTATTCAGGCAGTTGAAAACCACAGATAAGAAGAAGATCAATTGGGCCAAGACGTCGTCCTATGGAGGAGGAACGATACTGAATTTGGTAAAAGCTTCACTACCTTTGAGACATGGTAGCAAACCCGATTTCATAGTCCAGCAGTACCATGGAGTAAGGTGGTTTGGTTTCCGCTGGGTGTTCCAAGGTTTGCTTTCATCACCTGGCTCGCAATAAGGGACAGGTTGTCAACGGGCGATCGCATGCTTACCTGGGGACATGTTCAAGGCTGTCTATTTTGTGGGGAACCAAATGAATCAAGGGATCATCTCTTCTTTGCTTGCCCATATACCTATACCCTATGGATATAGGTGATTGGTACGCTGTTAGGTCGTCCTCCTGACCCGGACTGGGATAGCACACTTATGCATCTAACAACTCATGGGTTTAATCGGCTTGTTTATATTATTTTGAGAATTACCTTCGAGACGACAATCTACATGATTTGGAGGGAGATAAATGACATGAAACATCTCAAGAAGCCTAGAAAAGTAACTCAGCTAGCGAAGTTGATTGGGAAAACAGTAAGGAATCGCATTTTATCAGTAAAATACTCGGAGAAGCCACGCTTGCGGGGTTTGATGCAACTCTGGTTTAGCACACATACTTAGGCTTTAGTTATTTTTGCCTCACATGTACATAACTATTCTTTCCATTGATGATTAATAAATTTAACATTTCATAAAAAAAAAACGTTAAACCTATTGATATTGTTTTTTGGTCAAACCAGATATTCTATAAATCATCACTATCCATCTATGGAGAACTAGGTGTTTTCTTTCACATTCTTGTACAATGTGCAACAATAAAAATTTTAAATTTAAGTTATATTTTAAAATAAAAATTTATTATTATTTTATTACTAATATCTTAAAATAAATTTTGATTTAGTAAACATAAAATTAAGATAAGTTTAACAAACTTTTTTATTTTAAATTATATTGAGAAATAGATATGTATATATTTTAAAAATTATAATCTTAAAGGGATTTTTTTACTATTTTTGGATAAAATATATTAAATCAACTTGTATAAAATAAATTACTTTTTTTATAAAAGTTGTATAATTCTCAAAAAGTAAAACTAAATAGTATTTCTAACATTCGTACATATATAAAAGAAACTAATGATATTAAAAATTATAATTTAAAAAAAATCGTGGAAAATTTTGAAAATATTTTTTGTTGATAAAATTGTATAATTATAAAACAAAAAAAAAATATTTCAAAATTTGTAAAATATTTATTATATTTATATTATTTTATTAGTTAATTTCATATTTGAATGTATTTATTTTAATGATGATATATAAGTTACTAGCATATTCAATAAAAATTATCAAAAATATGAATTAACATTAAATATAATCATTCATGTCATATTTAGTTATACAAATGTCATCTTTCTAGTATGTCATGTGATATTTATTTAGTGAAAATGATTTTAGAGATGACATGTGTCAAAATCACTTCGCCTATACTATATTTGTGAAGTGATTTTGCCACATGTCCTCTCTACAATCAATTTTACAAAACAAATATGACATGGCTACTGAAATTGATGACATGGCTTCCGAAAAAAATATGACATAGATAATTTCATTTAATGTTGATTTATATTTTTGAAAAATTTATTAGAATATGGTAATAATTCAAATATTACATTTAATATTGATATTTCTTTTTGATAAACTTTTTTTAAATATGGTAATAACTCATACATCATCTATAAAATAAATATATTCATATATAACATTTCAAATTTCCAAATATTATTATTTTTGTATAATTATACAATTTGTATTATTAAAGCTTTCAAAAATTTCTACAATTTTAAAAAAATTTAAATATCTAATCGTAAAATCATTAGTTATTTATATACCTACAAATTTTATAAATATTGTTTATGCTAAATTTTTGATAATTATACAATGTTATATCATTTTTATTAGTTTTATACAAATTGATTTAATATATATCAAATCTATATTAAATATTAGTGAGAAAATAGTAAAATCTATAATATTTAATAAAATTTATTTTTAAATATAAGTTAGATTTAAAAAATTTCTTACTGCACATGGTGTAGAAAAATACCTAGTTGCAAATAATATCTAGGGGATTTGTTTACATCAATAGACAATGATCTGGATGAGAAATAAATGAGAAGATTTTATTCCTTTTTCTGTTATGT includes:
- the LOC106296951 gene encoding small nuclear ribonucleoprotein Sm D2-like isoform X2 translates to MEKDLNEKTEEEEFNTGPLSVLMMSVKNDTKVLINCCNNRKLIGCVRDFERRCNMVLENIREMRIEVPKNGKGKKKALPVNRDRFISKMFLATNSHESQV
- the LOC106296951 gene encoding small nuclear ribonucleoprotein Sm D2-like isoform X1; the protein is MEKDLNQEKTEEEEFNTGPLSVLMMSVKNDTKVLINCCNNRKLIGCVRDFERRCNMVLENIREMRIEVPKNGKGKKKALPVNRDRFISKMFLATNSHESQV